The Acetomicrobium sp. S15 = DSM 107314 nucleotide sequence TTCGCCAATCTTGTTTCAATTCCTCATAGGTAGGCTAAAAACTTTATACTAATGATGAATATTCTATTACAGTTGCAGTTTCAATTCCTCATAGGTAGGCTAAAAACTAGGGACATAAGCGAATTGCCCACACCTAACTTCAGACGTTTCAATTCCTCATAGGTAGGCTAAAAACATAACCCTATCGGGAGGCTCGTATTCCCAAGATCCCAAGTTTCAATTCCTCATAGGTAGGCTAAAAACGGAAAAATGATAGTTTGAAAGATGAACAACTTAATGAAGTTTCAATTCCTCATAGGTAGGCTAAAAACTGCCTCCTATTCGATGCCTAAAGCAGCTCTAACTTGTTTCAATTCCTCATAGGTAGGCTAAAAACATCTATTCGCCAACTTTGGAATGGGTGAGATGTGCCGTTTCAATTCCTCATAGGTAGGCTAAAAACGCGATCTATTTTAAAGCGAATAGAATTTTACTATAAAAAGTTTCAATTCCTCATAGGTAGGCTAAAAACGTAGTCCACGCTTGTAGCATCAACACTCCGGCTCTAGTTTCAATTCCTCATAGGTAGGCTAAAAACGCTGGTAACATCCTCCACGGCCTTGAGATTAAAACTGCGTTTCAATTCCTCATAGGTAGGCTAAAAACCGAGAAACGATGAGCTTATAGCCCAGCTTATCCAAAGTTTCAATTCCTCATAGGTAGGCTAAAAACGAAAAGTTATTTGAGACCATTGCTATATAGTATTAAAAGTTTCAATTCCTCATAGGTAGGCTAAAAACCGATCACAGAGATCGTGTTTTCACCCGCTCCATAGAGTTTCAATTCCTCATAGGTAGGCTAAAAACCTGCTCATCTGCGAGCTACCCCATTTTAGCAAATAGTTTCAATTCCTCATAGGTAGGCTAAAAACTTAATGTCGTCTCCCCACTTTAGCCATGCCGCTACACGTTTCAATTCCTCATAGGTAGGCTAAAAACTCCTCTAATTATGTTAAGAATTTTTGCTCGTTCAGCTGTTTCAATTCCTCATAGGTAGGCTAAAAACCAAAATATGCAGGACCAATAGGTGATGATGGTAATTAGTTTCAATTCCTCATAGGTAGGCTAAAAACAAGGATGGGCGCATTCCTCATTGATTCCTCTAATTAGTTTCAATTCCTCATAGGTAGGCTAAAAACCATGGAGCGACCAAGACTCCCTGTCGTATCCCACGCGTTTCAATTCCTCATAGGTAGGCTAAAAACCTGGGCCTACATCATGGCGGCATAATAACACATTTAGTTTCAATTCCTCATAGGTAGGCTAAAAACTATGTTGCAGGCAGCGATAGCACCTATAATATTAAAGTTTCAATTCCTCATAGGTAGGCTAAAAACAGATTGTCTGCAAAGTATTTCAAAATACCTTCGTCGCGTTTCAATTCCTCATAGGTAGGCTAAAAACTATCTAAAGCGTCTTTTGGCGGCTCTCGTTTTTCAAGTTTCAATTCCTCATAGGTAGGCTAAAAACACTTTTAGGTGATGACTGTGTTGAGATTGCACCGCCTGTTTCAATTCCTCATAGGTAGGCTAAAAACATCGGCCCAAAGGTAAAAGTCCATCGGTATCAGAAGTTTCAATTCCTCATAGGTAGGCTAAAAACGTGGCAGGGATCACTTGATAGGGGTAGAATCGTTGGTTTCAATTCCTCATAGGTAGGCTAAAAACCAGTTGAAAAGATTGCAAAAGAGTTATTGATGAAACAAGTTTCAATTCCTCATAGGTAGGCTAAAAACGGATATGCAGAAGCTACGTCATAGTCGTAGAAAATCCCGTTTCAATTCCTCATAGGTAGGCTAAAAACACCTGATTCCTTACAAGAACTCAAAAACAGGCAAGTTTGGTTTCAATTCCTCATAGGTAGGCTAAAAACACTAACAGTGCAAGCTGCTCCCGCTACAACAACATTGGTTTCAATTCCTCATAGGTAGGCTAAAAACTTGGCACTAAACGCCTATCTTGGTGCGGAGGTGAGCAGTTTCAATTCCTCATAGGTAGGCTAAAAACAAGCCAAGGCATGGCGGATCAAGGAGGGCATTTATAGTTTCAATTCCTCATAGGTAGGCTAAAAACTTTAATGATGCAGCGATTGCTGAAAACACTAAGGACTGTTTCAATTCCTCATAGGTAGGCTAAAAACCATAGCCTGAGACTGCTCTTCCCAGCGCTTCTGCTGTTTCAATTCCTCATAGGTAGGCTAAAAACCGTATTGGTCTTTTACAATATATTGCTGAATGTCTTAGTTTCAATTCCTCATAGGTAGGCTAAAAACCAATTCCGTATCCGATGGCTACAGAAATTATAACTTACATGGGTGTGGAAGTCAAGCGCTTTTTCAAGTTGAAGGATAGTGATAATTACTGAGTTTAGAGGTCATCGGGAGCTTTGTCGATCCCCAGGCATTTTTACACTACCAGGGGTCGACAAAAATTATATCATCGTGGTTTGACCGCCTTTGTTTAGGCCTAAGGTTTGCCTTTCGAGATATTGTTCTCGGCGCGATATATAAAAGACAACAGAGTCCTGCTCATCGTTGATTATTTTGTGTAGATCTGCTTTAAGTCTGGCAAGTTGTGCCTTGGTGAGCTCGCCCTCTAAGAGGGAGTTTTGAACCCAATTTAGATACCGTCTTCCTACGTGCAGGACCTTTGTAACGCGTTCTACGTTAACGTCATAAGCCATAATTACAAACATATTTACCACCTTGAAGCATAAGGCTCATAAGGCTTATCTCCTAAAAGGTGTTTTTCAATTTTGTACAGATCAAGCCTTATTAAGCTGCGATAAGAGACTTTTCGCTTTAAAGGGGGATAGTCAATGGTTGTTTTTAGCTTGTTTTCCCATTCTTCTATAAATGTTTGCCGTCCTGACTCAGAGAGAAATACCCCTTCAACACCGGTAGAGAAGTCCTTTGCCTTCAGTTGGTTTTTATTTATTAAGGAGAATATCAATCTGTCGACAAAGATGGGCTTAAACACTTCTGCCACATCCAAATTTAGGCTAAAACGCCTAAAATTGGTAGAGTGCAAAAAACCGATTCTGGGATCTAAGTGCGTTCTGTAGATCTCACTTAAAACGGTAACGTAAAGCAGAGAATTTCCGAAGCTAATCAGGGCATTAAGACGATTCTGCGGAGGCCTTCGCGTCCTTTTGGCGAAGGAAAAATCTTCACTGTCCGTAATGATATCAAAGGCACTGTAGTAAATTTCACGAGCGTTGCCTTCGATTGCCATCAGCGCCTCAGGCGAGTCCTGGGTTTCGACAGCAGAGCTAATGTGACTTAACTCTTCCAGCGTAGTTGAAAGCTCTTCGGCTCCTCTTCTTATATAATATTCTAAAACTTTATTCATATTATTGATGGCACCATAGACGAATTTTTTCGCTAAATCCATCCGTTTTAATATATCTAAATAATATTCTGCCTGTTTTAATATTAAATAACCTGAATTATAATATTCCCTCGGATAAAACGAGCCAATATAGTAACCATAATGGTTAAAGAAATGCAGAGTGATTTCGTTTTGGGTTAGGAACTCAAGTAACCGTTTATTAAAGTCGAGTTCGCCAAATACATGGATATCGGCTATTGTTTCGACCGGCATATACCGCTTTTTGCCATCGCCATCCTTGAAAACTAATGTGTTCTGCTGCCTTTCGAGGGTTCCACTTGAAAATATGTATATAGGTTTTCTCATATTCCTACCCCCAACAGAACTCCGCGTAAGCACAAGGGCGGCATATACCAGACCATTCGACAATGGGCGGACTTGGAGGCTCGATTAATTGCGCTATATTCTGTAGGGCTGCTTTAACTTCTCCTTCTTTTTCCTCGGTTAATATCACGTCTTCTTTTCTT carries:
- the cas2 gene encoding CRISPR-associated endonuclease Cas2, producing MFVIMAYDVNVERVTKVLHVGRRYLNWVQNSLLEGELTKAQLARLKADLHKIINDEQDSVVFYISRREQYLERQTLGLNKGGQTTMI
- the cas1b gene encoding type I-B CRISPR-associated endonuclease Cas1b, coding for MRKPIYIFSSGTLERQQNTLVFKDGDGKKRYMPVETIADIHVFGELDFNKRLLEFLTQNEITLHFFNHYGYYIGSFYPREYYNSGYLILKQAEYYLDILKRMDLAKKFVYGAINNMNKVLEYYIRRGAEELSTTLEELSHISSAVETQDSPEALMAIEGNAREIYYSAFDIITDSEDFSFAKRTRRPPQNRLNALISFGNSLLYVTVLSEIYRTHLDPRIGFLHSTNFRRFSLNLDVAEVFKPIFVDRLIFSLINKNQLKAKDFSTGVEGVFLSESGRQTFIEEWENKLKTTIDYPPLKRKVSYRSLIRLDLYKIEKHLLGDKPYEPYASRW